The Pseudoalteromonas ruthenica genome has a window encoding:
- a CDS encoding efflux RND transporter periplasmic adaptor subunit translates to MRLAQTTAVLLSAALILAGCSEQASQQATPQGPMMTIDVASVQMQPAQRWHSFTTRLEAPSKVALKSRVSGQITQTFFSEGEQVQKGQPLFQIDPRPFAAQVDRLKAQLISNSAALAQAEREAQRAQRLLAKNAMSTEQAGQRDAILKQRQAERSALKAELQAAELDLAFATIRSPINGVISRAEITAGNHITAGQDVLTRIVSNDRVYAYFNVDERTWYQDFAGINAQSQARVILQNLRKSAEGEAITGRIDFIDNEINARTGTLRIRAVFDAVAHQLKPGAFARINLAAQGASPTAIVPERAIGTDLKNRFVLTVDGDNTLQYRRVQLGERYGEFRAIQSGLEPGELVVANGPARVGPGMTVSVNEIPLNFSDTRFVMAPAQGADNALSAAR, encoded by the coding sequence ATGCGATTGGCGCAAACAACAGCGGTACTATTAAGTGCTGCCTTGATACTAGCAGGCTGCTCGGAGCAAGCCAGCCAGCAAGCAACCCCTCAGGGGCCAATGATGACCATCGATGTGGCCAGCGTGCAAATGCAACCCGCGCAGCGTTGGCACAGTTTCACCACTCGGTTGGAGGCGCCGAGCAAAGTGGCGCTGAAAAGCCGGGTGTCTGGGCAAATTACGCAAACCTTTTTTAGTGAGGGTGAGCAGGTACAAAAAGGTCAGCCGTTATTTCAAATTGACCCACGTCCTTTTGCCGCCCAAGTGGACCGTTTAAAAGCGCAATTGATCAGCAATTCAGCAGCATTGGCACAGGCCGAGCGTGAGGCGCAGCGGGCGCAGCGTCTACTGGCAAAAAATGCCATGTCCACCGAGCAAGCAGGACAACGCGATGCTATTTTAAAGCAGCGTCAAGCCGAGCGCAGTGCCCTTAAAGCTGAGCTGCAAGCCGCCGAGCTCGATTTAGCGTTTGCGACCATACGCTCGCCGATTAATGGCGTTATCTCCCGCGCCGAAATCACAGCCGGCAACCACATCACCGCAGGGCAAGATGTGTTAACGCGTATTGTCTCTAACGACCGTGTTTATGCTTACTTTAATGTTGACGAGCGCACTTGGTATCAAGATTTTGCCGGTATTAACGCGCAATCTCAGGCGCGCGTTATTCTACAAAACTTGCGTAAAAGTGCAGAGGGCGAGGCTATCACCGGGCGCATTGATTTTATCGACAATGAAATTAATGCCAGAACCGGAACCTTGCGCATCCGTGCGGTATTTGACGCTGTCGCTCATCAGTTAAAGCCTGGTGCTTTTGCGCGCATTAATTTAGCGGCACAAGGGGCCAGCCCAACAGCCATTGTTCCGGAGCGCGCCATCGGCACCGATTTGAAAAACCGTTTTGTGCTGACCGTTGATGGCGATAACACCTTGCAATACCGCCGAGTGCAGCTCGGTGAGCGTTATGGTGAGTTTCGTGCTATCCAATCAGGACTGGAGCCGGGTGAATTGGTGGTTGCCAATGGTCCTGCGCGTGTTGGCCCTGGTATGACGGTGTCGGTGAACGAAATCCCGCTTAACTTTAGCGATACGCGCTTTGTTATGGCACCGGCGCAGGGCGCTGATAATGCATTAAGCGCAGCGCGTTAG
- a CDS encoding TolC family protein, which yields MNTTKMSVIALSIAALAGCAAPGERVIAQAQQADKQTQQRLERNQVLMAQRSADEIGWWQQLHSDELNQLVDSVLVRNQDLQAASARIKAALANLDVSEFAYWPNGGLNAQAQRGKNVQTAYSGVQEQASARGVLNWQLDLSGRLRALADAASARTHAQLAAHQQLSKELVVTTVRSYMRWQGFAQQQQLTERQLEALSQSMDILAVQVEEGVATEFELNRTRSQYFQLKQRLPQLQALMLAERATLAMILDSSAQQLQLTALSEAQYQQWALNLALLDPQQALMQRPDVRRSVAQLTEQAALSTSAQRALYPDVSLSAFAGVLGVGGSHFQQTQGQWQVTPQVQWSLFSYPELLAQLQQQKALSQAQYHSYRQTLSNVIASAELSLQTVFQQQQTLNLAQSRLQASQQAYTQARAAYEEGQLPYLELLDARQDVLIAQQDTLITRDTWLNAQVGVYSELSGRWSRALHKVPVI from the coding sequence ATGAACACAACTAAAATGAGTGTCATTGCCCTGAGTATCGCAGCCTTAGCAGGCTGCGCTGCTCCCGGCGAGCGTGTTATTGCTCAGGCGCAACAGGCAGACAAACAAACGCAGCAGCGCCTTGAGCGCAATCAGGTGCTGATGGCGCAGCGCAGTGCGGATGAAATCGGTTGGTGGCAGCAACTGCATAGTGATGAGCTAAACCAGCTGGTGGATAGCGTGTTGGTGCGCAACCAAGACTTACAAGCCGCCAGCGCACGTATTAAGGCGGCATTGGCCAATTTGGATGTCAGTGAGTTTGCCTACTGGCCCAATGGTGGCCTGAATGCTCAAGCGCAGCGTGGTAAGAACGTTCAAACTGCATATAGTGGCGTGCAGGAACAGGCCAGTGCGCGCGGTGTGCTCAATTGGCAGCTGGATTTATCAGGACGTCTGCGCGCGCTTGCTGATGCTGCCAGTGCCCGCACCCATGCCCAACTTGCGGCACATCAACAGCTCAGTAAAGAGCTGGTGGTTACCACGGTGCGCAGCTATATGCGTTGGCAAGGGTTTGCCCAACAACAGCAGCTGACCGAGCGGCAACTTGAGGCGTTATCGCAAAGTATGGATATACTGGCGGTACAAGTCGAAGAGGGCGTAGCGACCGAGTTTGAACTCAATCGCACCCGCTCACAGTACTTCCAGCTCAAACAACGCCTGCCACAGCTACAAGCCTTGATGCTGGCCGAGCGTGCCACCTTAGCTATGATTCTCGATAGCAGCGCGCAGCAGCTCCAGCTAACGGCGCTAAGCGAGGCGCAATATCAACAGTGGGCGCTCAACCTCGCCTTGTTAGACCCACAACAAGCGCTTATGCAACGCCCCGATGTACGCCGCAGTGTTGCCCAATTAACCGAACAGGCGGCGTTGAGCACCAGCGCTCAACGTGCGTTGTACCCCGATGTAAGCCTTAGTGCGTTTGCCGGTGTGTTGGGCGTAGGTGGCAGTCATTTTCAACAGACTCAGGGGCAGTGGCAGGTTACGCCGCAAGTGCAATGGTCGCTGTTTAGCTACCCTGAGCTATTGGCACAATTGCAGCAACAAAAAGCCCTATCGCAGGCGCAGTATCATAGCTATCGGCAAACCTTGAGTAATGTCATAGCCAGTGCGGAACTTTCGCTGCAAACCGTTTTCCAACAACAGCAAACATTGAACTTGGCGCAATCGCGTTTACAAGCGTCGCAACAGGCTTATACACAAGCGCGTGCTGCATACGAGGAAGGGCAGTTGCCATACCTTGAGTTGTTGGACGCCCGTCAAGATGTTTTAATAGCACAGCAGGATACCCTGATCACGCGTGACACTTGGCTCAATGCCCAGGTTGGCGTATATTCCGAGCTCAGTGGGCGTTGGAGTCGCGCACTGCACAAGGTGCCGGTCATCTAG
- a CDS encoding zinc-binding dehydrogenase, translating to MAESAQQMTTMVINEPSPQFALCMNKQSVPVADDNELLVAIEYVALNHIDAKLAAEGFCHWQYPHVLGLDAVGTVLNAPAGVFPAKGARVMFNASLGSQGMLKEYATVPNYAVSEVPAEVPSEVAATLPNAGMTALAALDKLQLEEGDSLLIDSGCGAVAHFAIQYAKLRGAMVFVYSEAGEHERLKALGADVVFDANCEGLECNIKHELGPGGFDAILNTCGGDSFLCDLEHLRFCGRIACLNGFPSIPQELLFRRAPNISVVSLGGAWLANSLCAQQKLSFMGQQLIGGVQSGAIIAPDLEVIPFAEAAVRDALTTLYNHSARLRPVVKIQP from the coding sequence ATGGCAGAGTCAGCACAGCAAATGACAACGATGGTGATCAATGAACCGTCGCCGCAATTTGCCCTTTGCATGAATAAGCAGAGCGTTCCCGTCGCTGATGACAATGAGTTGTTAGTGGCGATTGAATATGTGGCGTTAAACCACATCGACGCCAAGCTGGCAGCAGAAGGCTTTTGCCATTGGCAATATCCTCATGTGCTGGGCCTAGATGCGGTGGGAACGGTACTGAACGCGCCCGCAGGCGTGTTTCCCGCCAAGGGCGCACGGGTGATGTTTAACGCCAGCCTCGGCTCGCAAGGCATGCTCAAAGAGTATGCCACCGTTCCTAACTATGCGGTATCGGAAGTCCCCGCTGAGGTGCCGAGTGAGGTTGCAGCAACCTTGCCCAATGCCGGTATGACGGCCTTAGCAGCGCTCGACAAGCTGCAGCTTGAAGAAGGAGACAGTCTGTTGATTGACTCTGGCTGCGGGGCGGTGGCGCATTTTGCTATTCAGTATGCCAAGCTGCGCGGAGCTATGGTGTTCGTTTACAGTGAAGCAGGGGAGCATGAGCGGCTGAAAGCTTTGGGGGCCGATGTGGTATTTGATGCCAATTGCGAAGGGCTGGAGTGCAATATTAAACATGAGCTGGGTCCGGGCGGCTTTGATGCCATCCTTAACACCTGTGGTGGTGATTCATTCTTATGTGACTTAGAGCATTTGCGTTTTTGTGGCCGCATCGCCTGTTTGAATGGCTTTCCTAGTATTCCCCAAGAACTGTTATTCCGCCGCGCACCGAACATCTCTGTGGTGTCCCTCGGCGGTGCTTGGCTGGCGAACAGCTTATGCGCACAGCAAAAGCTTAGCTTTATGGGGCAACAGTTGATTGGAGGCGTGCAATCGGGAGCGATTATTGCCCCCGATCTGGAAGTGATCCCGTTTGCCGAAGCGGCAGTGCGAGATGCGCTGACGACCTTATACAATCACAGTGCGCGATTGCGCCCAGTGGTCAAAATTCAGCCTTAA
- a CDS encoding acyloxyacyl hydrolase, which produces MKAVIIPLTLALSSLVITPAQAGPRHGVASHYIQGEGDVKGIKLAYQYYVNDYLPEQFSQFDVYFESSINFWRYGKDNQHDQNVVVALSPVFQYPMTTFKGRPLVLEFGIGVSLLDDTQFAGKNVSTHYQFEDRVGVVYKMENADIGVRYMHYSNAGFKSPNPGLDFISFSYTHFF; this is translated from the coding sequence ATGAAAGCAGTAATCATCCCATTAACCTTAGCGCTAAGTTCGCTCGTTATCACGCCTGCTCAGGCAGGGCCTCGCCATGGTGTTGCCAGTCACTACATTCAAGGTGAGGGTGATGTTAAAGGCATAAAATTGGCCTATCAGTACTACGTCAACGACTATTTACCCGAGCAATTCTCCCAGTTTGATGTGTACTTCGAGAGCAGCATCAATTTTTGGCGTTACGGCAAGGACAATCAACACGATCAAAATGTGGTGGTGGCACTATCACCGGTGTTTCAATACCCGATGACCACATTCAAAGGACGACCCTTGGTGCTGGAGTTTGGTATTGGTGTATCACTACTTGACGACACCCAATTTGCTGGCAAAAACGTAAGCACTCACTACCAATTTGAAGACAGAGTTGGGGTGGTTTATAAAATGGAAAATGCCGATATTGGTGTGCGCTATATGCATTATTCGAATGCGGGGTTTAAAAGCCCGAATCCTGGCCTGGATTTTATCTCTTTTTCTTACACTCATTTCTTCTAA
- a CDS encoding GAF domain-containing hybrid sensor histidine kinase/response regulator, translated as MSTLARLHQITSDQQLSFFEKVHRLMRFGLDEFALDIAIVSRIDGKDYIVEHVITPDDSLAVGTHFNLGETYCTHTLHAKSALAFEHAGNSDIATHPCYINFQLESYIGAPIEVAGRVYGTINFSSPNIHHQAFTREQLDYVTLLGQWIGIEIARYQDIQALRLQHQSLKAMSELALIGAWEVDLVRDSLYWSKQTKVIHGVTDDFQPTLSEALSFYVPTERDKIEQHINHAIAEHQPWSCEVALTARDGQQKWVAIKGKPECEQGQCVRINGAIQDITDIVNTRLALAQQREQAEHLLSTRSAFLAKISHELRTPINGINGMLLAMQGEEDLQVISQRVELALSGADTLVRLVNDVLDYSKIDAGQMHLEHQDLNVGLLLNDVISVYQPLCAQKGITLNHQFDVSNEAWVKADGMRIKQILTNLLSNALKFTHQGSITLSAQLVESNTGYTLQAQVVDTGVGMNEQVQKALFTPFTQGGSHIAREFGGTGLGLSIVYELCRLMGGHVEVESEPDQGSQFAFTIKLAKGEPIATQLRSLPDTQGINPDLRILVVDDNQMNRVVMKALLGKLGLNADFAEHGEQAVELVGNTQDGYDVVFMDCVMPVLDGFGATAQIRGNADIKQPHIIALTANTSELDKKRCLEAGMDSFIGKPVGFTQITDALHGR; from the coding sequence GTGAGCACACTGGCTCGACTACATCAGATCACCTCAGATCAACAGCTCAGCTTCTTTGAAAAAGTGCATCGTTTAATGCGCTTTGGCCTTGATGAATTTGCTCTGGATATCGCTATTGTCAGCCGAATTGATGGTAAAGACTACATTGTTGAGCATGTTATTACCCCTGATGATTCATTAGCTGTAGGAACACATTTTAACCTCGGTGAAACCTACTGCACGCATACACTGCATGCCAAGTCCGCTTTGGCGTTTGAGCACGCAGGAAATAGCGATATCGCAACCCACCCTTGTTACATCAACTTCCAATTGGAAAGTTACATTGGTGCACCTATTGAGGTGGCGGGTCGAGTCTATGGCACCATCAACTTTTCCTCGCCAAATATTCACCATCAAGCGTTTACTCGTGAGCAGCTCGATTACGTGACCTTACTCGGGCAGTGGATAGGTATTGAGATAGCCAGGTATCAAGACATTCAAGCACTTAGACTGCAACATCAATCCCTTAAAGCCATGAGTGAGCTGGCGCTAATCGGTGCCTGGGAGGTCGACTTAGTGCGCGATAGCTTATATTGGTCAAAACAAACCAAAGTCATTCATGGTGTCACTGATGATTTTCAACCGACCTTAAGTGAAGCGCTATCATTCTACGTGCCAACTGAGCGGGACAAAATTGAACAGCACATCAATCATGCAATTGCTGAGCACCAACCCTGGAGCTGTGAGGTTGCATTGACTGCCCGAGATGGTCAACAAAAATGGGTGGCGATAAAGGGCAAACCAGAGTGTGAACAGGGTCAATGCGTGCGTATAAATGGTGCAATTCAAGATATCACGGATATTGTCAACACACGTCTAGCCCTCGCGCAGCAACGTGAGCAAGCCGAGCACCTATTGAGTACCCGCAGTGCCTTTTTAGCAAAAATCAGTCATGAACTGCGAACCCCCATCAATGGCATTAACGGCATGTTGCTAGCGATGCAAGGAGAGGAAGATTTACAGGTGATCTCACAGCGTGTTGAGCTCGCGCTCAGTGGTGCTGATACCTTAGTACGCTTGGTCAATGATGTACTTGATTATTCGAAGATAGATGCAGGGCAGATGCACTTAGAGCATCAAGACCTGAATGTCGGGCTATTACTTAATGATGTGATCTCTGTCTATCAACCTTTGTGCGCGCAAAAAGGCATTACCCTGAACCATCAATTCGATGTCAGTAACGAAGCTTGGGTAAAAGCCGATGGCATGAGAATCAAACAAATCCTCACCAACTTGCTCAGTAATGCCCTCAAGTTTACCCATCAAGGCAGCATTACCTTAAGTGCCCAACTTGTTGAAAGTAATACAGGTTACACCTTGCAGGCCCAGGTTGTAGATACCGGTGTGGGCATGAATGAACAAGTACAAAAGGCATTGTTTACGCCTTTCACCCAAGGTGGTTCGCATATAGCCCGTGAATTTGGCGGCACCGGTCTGGGTTTGTCGATTGTCTATGAGCTGTGCCGGTTAATGGGTGGCCATGTTGAGGTTGAGAGTGAGCCCGACCAGGGCAGTCAGTTCGCCTTTACTATCAAGCTTGCGAAGGGCGAGCCGATTGCCACGCAGCTGCGAAGCCTGCCTGATACCCAAGGGATCAACCCTGATTTACGCATCTTAGTGGTTGATGATAACCAGATGAACCGCGTAGTAATGAAAGCGTTGTTAGGTAAACTGGGATTAAATGCCGATTTTGCCGAGCATGGCGAGCAAGCGGTGGAGTTGGTGGGTAACACACAGGACGGTTATGACGTGGTTTTTATGGACTGCGTGATGCCGGTGCTAGATGGCTTTGGCGCCACGGCACAAATACGCGGTAACGCAGATATAAAGCAGCCCCATATTATTGCGCTCACAGCCAATACTTCCGAGCTTGATAAAAAGCGTTGCTTGGAGGCGGGAATGGACAGCTTTATCGGTAAACCAGTTGGCTTTACGCAAATTACCGATGCATTACACGGGCGTTAA
- a CDS encoding MlaC/ttg2D family ABC transporter substrate-binding protein: MKTRLIPHIDTKFVSFKLLGKHVREINKGQALAFIDAVESYLTVTYADALMSYKGQEVRFIKPNGHGDNGYASVKTEIVEPGKPTIDIVFKLRRDKSGTWRVYDLVAEGISLLNAKQKEIIARISEVGIDQVNQELSAKS, encoded by the coding sequence GTGAAAACACGGTTAATACCGCACATTGATACTAAGTTTGTGTCGTTTAAGTTATTGGGTAAACACGTGCGCGAGATTAATAAGGGGCAGGCGCTGGCGTTTATCGATGCGGTGGAGTCTTACTTAACGGTGACGTATGCCGATGCATTGATGAGTTATAAAGGCCAAGAAGTGCGTTTTATTAAACCTAACGGCCACGGTGACAATGGCTATGCCTCGGTAAAAACCGAAATTGTTGAGCCCGGTAAGCCAACCATAGATATTGTGTTTAAGCTGCGCCGCGATAAATCTGGCACCTGGCGTGTGTACGACCTCGTAGCTGAGGGCATCTCTTTACTCAACGCGAAGCAAAAAGAGATCATTGCACGTATTAGCGAAGTGGGTATTGACCAGGTCAATCAAGAGCTCTCAGCGAAAAGTTAA
- a CDS encoding LysR family transcriptional regulator has translation MDTTSRLIMLLEVVEQGSFSKAAEMRNIDRSVISKQISKLEDELGVRLLNRTTRSFSLTAAGAEMVKKAKELRLLLNDTVQLAENYHQEPRGLLRITTSTILGRRYIQPVINDFQKRFPQVSIDMRLDDRLVDMVSEGFDLAFRVGEPRDSSLIARKLARNRVLLLATPQFVNAYGEPQSMEELGKLPAATYHSAHKRVDTISYINDQGEQCEQGINAVYSANDGEVLLDKVLSHTAYVLAPAFLINDEIKSGKLVPLLPHITLPDYSAMYALYPHRDLPVRTRLFLDAVRHYIGEGVPRWERNIPGLDNLYQGR, from the coding sequence ATGGATACCACAAGCCGTTTAATTATGCTGCTCGAAGTGGTTGAGCAAGGCTCTTTTTCTAAAGCCGCAGAGATGCGCAATATCGATCGCTCGGTGATCTCAAAGCAAATTAGTAAGCTCGAAGATGAACTCGGTGTGCGATTGCTCAATAGAACCACTCGTTCATTTTCGCTTACGGCAGCGGGCGCAGAAATGGTGAAAAAAGCCAAAGAACTGCGCTTGCTGCTCAATGACACCGTGCAATTGGCGGAAAACTACCACCAAGAGCCACGCGGTTTGCTGCGTATCACTACCTCCACTATTTTGGGCCGGCGCTACATACAGCCGGTGATCAATGATTTTCAAAAGCGCTTTCCCCAGGTGAGCATTGATATGCGTTTGGACGATCGCTTAGTGGATATGGTTTCTGAAGGCTTTGACTTGGCCTTTCGCGTAGGTGAGCCCCGCGATTCATCTTTGATTGCACGAAAGCTGGCTCGTAACCGCGTGCTACTGCTGGCTACTCCGCAGTTTGTCAATGCCTATGGCGAGCCGCAAAGTATGGAGGAGTTGGGTAAACTGCCTGCGGCCACTTATCATAGTGCGCACAAGCGCGTCGATACTATTAGCTACATCAATGATCAGGGTGAGCAGTGTGAACAAGGGATCAATGCGGTCTACAGCGCCAATGATGGCGAGGTATTGCTGGATAAAGTGCTCTCGCATACGGCCTACGTGTTAGCGCCTGCTTTTTTAATTAACGACGAGATTAAGAGCGGTAAATTAGTGCCGTTGCTGCCCCATATTACTCTACCCGATTACAGTGCCATGTACGCCTTGTACCCACACCGTGATTTACCGGTGCGAACACGGCTTTTCCTTGATGCTGTGCGCCATTACATTGGTGAAGGGGTGCCACGTTGGGAGCGTAATATTCCCGGCTTAGATAACTTGTATCAGGGCCGTTAA
- a CDS encoding efflux RND transporter permease subunit — protein sequence MNFSHFFINRPIFAAMLSLVFVITGAISLFQLPVSEYPEVVPPTVVVNATYPGANPKVIAETVATPLEQEINGLENMLYMSSQATSDGRLTLTVTFALGTDLDRAQVQVQNRVNSALPRLPQEVQRLGVVAQKSSPNLAMVVHLYSPEKTHDTSYMSNYADLYIKDELARLSSVGDVQMFGGGKYAMRVWLNPSALAERQLTAMDVVAALREQNQQVAAGSLGAQPSPTSSQFQVLLNVKGRLSSVDEFEQVVVRVDDNGAITRLADVARIELGQDNYALRAMLDGQPALAIPIFQRPGSNAIELSDNVRATMARLSQDFPAGVEYDIAYDPTVFVRGSIDAVIKTLLEAILLVVVVVILFLQTWRASIIPLIAVPVSLIGTFAVMQWLGVSINTLSLFGLVLAIGIVVDDAIVVVENVERNIENGHSPLAATRIAMTEVTGPIIAIALVLCAVFIPTAFITGLSGQFYKQFALTITISTLISAFNSLTLSPALSALLLKPHDAKPDKLTQLLERLFGTWLFKPFNRLFDKGANGYERLVKKLLRMSVVVGAVYVVLVGSTVGLFQQVPGGFIPAQDKQYLVAVAQLPDAASLERTHKVVQQMEKIALQVPGVANTVSFPGLSVNGFTNSTNSGIVFTPLDDFDKRSDPSMSAHAIAAQLNQRFAAIDEAYVAVFPPPPIQGLGTTGGFKLQLEDRANKGFEALFSALQKVIAEARQQPELTGLYSSFRIQVPQMNIDIDREQALLQGIPLNEVFDALQVYLGSLYVNDFNVFGRTYQVTAQADADYRQQREQIAQLKVRNRSGDMVPLGSVLKVTPTTGPDRVMHYNGYPSAELNGSPAPGYSSDQAKLAIEQVLSDTLPNGIAYEWTEVTYQQILAGNTMVYVFPLVVLLVFMVLAAQYESLRLPLAIIMIVPMTIFSALLGVWLLGGDNNIFTQIALIVLVALASKNAILMVEFARDSHKQGRSHWQAIIEACRLRLRPILMTSIAFTAGVVPLVLASGAGAEMRHAMGNAVFFGMIGVTVFGLLFTPVFYYVVTLGQKGAHHEHN from the coding sequence ATGAATTTTTCACACTTTTTTATAAACCGGCCGATTTTTGCGGCCATGTTGTCTTTGGTGTTTGTGATCACCGGGGCTATTTCATTATTTCAGCTACCGGTCAGTGAATACCCTGAGGTAGTGCCGCCTACGGTGGTGGTCAATGCCACATACCCCGGCGCTAACCCTAAGGTGATCGCTGAGACCGTTGCCACGCCGTTAGAGCAGGAAATAAACGGCCTTGAGAACATGTTGTACATGTCTTCTCAAGCCACCAGTGATGGCCGCCTCACCCTGACGGTGACCTTTGCCTTGGGAACAGATCTGGATCGCGCTCAGGTGCAGGTCCAAAACCGAGTGAATAGCGCCTTGCCGCGATTGCCGCAAGAAGTGCAGCGCTTAGGCGTGGTGGCCCAAAAGTCCTCGCCGAATTTGGCTATGGTGGTTCACCTCTATTCTCCTGAAAAGACCCACGATACCTCGTACATGTCGAACTATGCCGATTTGTATATCAAGGATGAGTTGGCACGCCTGAGCAGTGTTGGCGATGTGCAGATGTTTGGTGGTGGTAAATACGCTATGCGCGTGTGGCTCAACCCCAGTGCGCTGGCCGAGCGTCAGCTAACGGCTATGGATGTGGTTGCGGCGCTGCGTGAGCAAAACCAGCAAGTCGCAGCGGGTAGCCTGGGCGCGCAGCCTTCACCAACGAGCAGTCAGTTTCAAGTGTTGCTAAACGTCAAAGGGCGATTATCCAGCGTTGACGAGTTTGAGCAGGTGGTGGTGCGTGTTGATGACAACGGCGCAATTACCCGCTTAGCCGATGTCGCTCGTATCGAGTTAGGGCAAGACAACTACGCCCTGCGGGCGATGCTAGACGGGCAACCGGCGTTAGCCATTCCGATTTTCCAGCGTCCGGGTTCGAACGCCATTGAACTTTCTGATAATGTTCGTGCAACCATGGCGCGCCTGTCACAAGACTTTCCTGCTGGCGTAGAATACGATATTGCCTACGACCCTACCGTGTTTGTGCGCGGCTCGATTGATGCGGTGATCAAAACCTTGCTGGAGGCGATTCTACTGGTTGTAGTGGTGGTGATCTTATTCCTGCAAACCTGGCGTGCATCCATTATTCCGCTTATTGCGGTGCCGGTCTCGCTCATTGGTACTTTCGCGGTGATGCAGTGGCTCGGTGTATCGATTAACACCTTGTCGTTATTTGGGCTGGTACTGGCCATCGGCATTGTTGTTGATGATGCCATTGTGGTGGTCGAAAATGTCGAGCGTAATATTGAAAATGGCCATAGCCCATTGGCGGCCACGCGCATTGCCATGACCGAAGTGACCGGGCCCATTATCGCCATTGCCTTGGTGTTATGTGCGGTGTTTATTCCCACGGCGTTTATCACCGGGCTATCGGGTCAGTTTTATAAGCAGTTCGCGTTAACCATTACTATCTCCACGCTTATCTCGGCGTTTAACTCCTTAACCTTATCGCCAGCGTTGTCTGCTTTATTGCTTAAGCCCCATGATGCCAAGCCTGACAAGCTAACACAGCTGTTGGAGCGGTTATTTGGAACTTGGCTATTTAAACCTTTTAATCGCCTCTTTGACAAAGGCGCCAACGGCTATGAGCGACTGGTTAAAAAGCTATTGCGCATGAGTGTGGTCGTCGGTGCCGTGTACGTGGTATTAGTGGGCTCCACCGTGGGGTTATTTCAGCAAGTCCCGGGTGGGTTTATTCCGGCGCAAGATAAGCAATATTTGGTTGCGGTGGCGCAATTGCCCGACGCGGCCAGTTTAGAGCGTACCCACAAAGTGGTGCAGCAAATGGAGAAAATTGCGCTGCAAGTTCCCGGTGTGGCTAATACCGTGTCTTTCCCTGGGTTATCGGTGAACGGGTTTACCAATAGCACCAACAGCGGCATTGTGTTCACGCCCCTTGATGACTTTGATAAGCGCAGTGATCCGAGCATGTCGGCACACGCTATCGCAGCCCAGCTTAACCAGCGTTTTGCGGCTATTGATGAAGCCTATGTTGCAGTGTTTCCACCGCCGCCCATTCAAGGCCTTGGCACCACAGGTGGCTTTAAGTTGCAGCTTGAAGACAGAGCAAATAAAGGCTTTGAGGCGCTCTTTTCCGCGCTGCAAAAAGTCATCGCCGAGGCGCGTCAGCAACCGGAGTTAACGGGGTTATACTCCAGCTTCAGGATTCAAGTGCCGCAAATGAACATTGATATCGACCGCGAGCAAGCACTGCTGCAGGGGATCCCGCTCAATGAGGTGTTTGATGCGCTGCAAGTGTATTTGGGCTCACTGTATGTGAATGACTTTAATGTCTTTGGTCGCACCTATCAGGTGACAGCCCAAGCCGATGCTGATTATCGCCAGCAACGCGAGCAAATCGCCCAGCTTAAAGTGCGTAATCGCAGTGGCGACATGGTGCCTCTAGGCTCGGTATTAAAGGTCACGCCTACCACCGGCCCTGATCGTGTCATGCACTACAACGGCTACCCCAGTGCCGAGCTAAACGGCAGTCCGGCACCGGGTTACAGCTCAGATCAAGCGAAGTTGGCCATTGAGCAGGTGCTCAGCGACACCTTGCCTAACGGCATCGCCTATGAGTGGACCGAAGTCACCTATCAGCAAATTCTTGCCGGTAATACCATGGTCTACGTATTCCCCTTAGTGGTGCTGTTGGTATTTATGGTGTTGGCGGCGCAGTACGAAAGTTTACGCTTGCCGTTGGCGATTATTATGATTGTACCGATGACGATTTTCTCGGCATTACTGGGAGTGTGGCTACTTGGTGGCGACAATAATATCTTCACGCAAATCGCCTTAATTGTATTGGTGGCGTTGGCCTCTAAGAATGCCATTTTGATGGTGGAGTTTGCCCGCGATAGTCACAAACAAGGGCGCAGTCATTGGCAGGCCATTATTGAAGCATGTCGCTTGCGCTTACGCCCGATTCTTATGACCTCTATCGCCTTTACAGCGGGGGTTGTGCCTTTGGTACTGGCCTCTGGGGCCGGTGCAGAAATGCGCCATGCCATGGGTAATGCGGTGTTCTTTGGCATGATTGGCGTGACTGTATTTGGGCTACTATTTACGCCAGTATTTTACTATGTGGTGACCTTAGGGCAAAAAGGAGCGCATCATGAACACAACTAA